From Paenibacillus sp. PL2-23:
CGCAGGCGGAGGAGGGGGAGATGGAGCTGCTGAAGGCGTATGCGTATCATGCGGGCATCGCGTTTCAGATCAAGGATGATCTGCTGGATCTTGAAGGCGACCATCAGCTGCTTGGCAAGCCGGCGGGGAAGGATATTGCCAATCATAATTCGACCTTTGTGACGCTGCTGGGAAGAAGTGGAGCAAGCAAGGCCATGTGGGAGCATTATTGCTCCGCGACGGATGTGCTGCGCAAGCTGCCAAGACGTTCGGCGTTCCTTCATCATTTGTTAGATTATATAGTGACCCGTGATCATTAATCCTAATAAAGAGGAGTTGATGAGGTTGCAACACGATAAGCTCTTGCGGAAAAAACAGTTAGCCGATGCTCCATTCCAGGAGGAACGCTTCAGCCTGGGACCCAAGCGGAACGGCATGAACCGGACGAAGGAAGCCGATCGCCAGTCTGCAAAGCTCAGATGGCCGCTACTATGGCTGCTGCCCGTTCTAGTGACAGTATTAGGTGTGGCCATCTACCTGTTGTCGAATGGCGAGCCATCCACAAGACAGGACGCCTTATCCCAATGGGCCAGCTATAACCAACAAGGCGAGCTGCTGTATCGCATTAATCCTGATCCCAATGTTCAGGCGGGGAAGAGCTATGGTTATATCTTCTCATTCGAGGCCCCATTCGACACCTTCGAGGGCAAGCAGCTTGCCATTATGGCGAAGCATACGCTGACGGGGCAACAAATTCCGATATCTACCGAGCTTATTCAATCTCCCAGCCCAGGGTATGACAGCCTGAATCGTTATTCGGTGCAATTCACTTTGCCTAGCGGCGGTGTATGGGTCACTACTGTACGAATAGATGGCGAGGTATATGGGGAGTCGCTCATGGTTCTCCAAGAGGAAGCGGCCAATTAGCTATTCCACAATAAAGCCCAAAGGCTGCTTGTGCAGCAGCCATTGGGGGGGATGGGGCTCATTAATCGCGGTGCTCATTGGTGCTAATGAATTCGTTCGGAATATCCTCGCCATCAGGGTTGTTGTTCTTGATCTGGCTCTTGCGTCCATTACGGAACTCGCCGCCGTGCACCTGATTCAGACGTTGATCGTTGTTATCGGTCCCGTCATGCTGGTTATGGTTATAGTTGTCGTTATTGGACATATTGAGTCTCCTTCACATGGATTATTCGCACACTCTAGGATGCGTACGACAGGCTTGGAATATACAGCTTGCGCAGAGATTGGAAGCTGTGATACGATACTGATAATTTATAAGGATCGGGGTTGAAGAGGGAAATGAACTAATTTTCTTGCTGATGAGTGAGAACGGCGCTATGCAAGTTACAGCGACGGTTCTATTCGTAATGGCAAGAAAGTTGCATTTCCCATCTCTCACAATCCGTATACCCTCTTCCCGTTTCCTCGTTAGGAGACGGATTTGACGCATGGATTTGGAGCCGCAGGAAGCAACTTTCTTGCGGCTATTTCATTTTCATTTCCATGCGAGGAGTGTATTCTTAATGTCATTAATTAACGTGCAGCATTTATCCTTTGCTTACGAAGGAAGCTACGATCCCATCTTCGAAGACGTCAGCTTCCAGATGGATACGAATTGGAAGCTTGGCTTCACGGGACGCAACGGCCGTGGAAAAACAACTTTTCTGCGCTTGCTGTTGGGAGAGCTCGATGACGGCGGAGCGATAAGCGCCTCTGTCGATTTTGACTACTTTCCGTTCCCGGTCCAGAATGAACACGGCTTGACTTCTGAGGTTGTAGATGAGATTGTTCCCCATTATGAGCAATGGCAGCTTGTGCGTGAGCTTTCCCTGCTTCAAGTTGCCGAAGAAGTGTTATACCGGCCATTCCATACGTTATCTAACGGAGAACAGACGAAGGTACTGCTAGCGGCTTTGTTTCTGAAAGAGGCTAGATTCTTGTTGATCGACGAGCCCACCAACCATCTCGATATGCAGGCAAGGGAGCAAGTGAGCCAATATCTTCGCTCCAAGCGCGGTTATATTCTGGTTTCTCATGACCGTTCATTCCTCGACAATTGTGTAGATCACATTTTATCCATCAATCGGACTCATATCGACATTCAGAAGGGCAATTTCTCGGATTGGTGGGACAACAAGCAGCGTCAGGACGAATATGAGCTAGACCAGAATGCCAGGCTGAAAAAGGATATTAAACGGCTTGGGGAGGCGGCTAAGAGGACGAGTAACTGGTCTCATGAAGTAGAAAAAACAAAAAACGGCACCCTAAACTCAGGCTCCAAGGTTGATAAGGGCTATATCGGACATATGGCCGCAAAGATGATGAAACGGTCAAAATCCATCCAACAGAGACAGGAGTCCGCCATGGAGGAAAAGTCGCAGCTGCTTCACAACATCGAGAACGCTGAACGATTAAAGATTACGCAGCTAGCCTATCATAAAAACCTGCTTGCAGAGTTCGATAACGTATCGATTAGCTACGGGGATCGTAGGGTCTGCAGCCATGTCCGATTCAAAATTGAGCAAGGCGACCGAATCGCAATCTCCGGACCTAACGGTTCAGGCAAGTCCAGCGTGCTGAAGCTGCTTACAGGAGAGGCGCTCCATTATACCGGCCATTTGAGAGTGGGGAGCCAGCTCCAAATATCTTATGTTTCTCAGGACACCTCGCATCTGCATGGCAAGCTGTCGGAGTACGCAAGAATCAGCGGTATAGACGAAAGCTTGTTCAAATCGATCTTACGCAAGCTGGATTTCACCAGGACCCAATTCGAGAAGGATATCTCTTCCTTCAGCGCGGGACAGAAGAAGAAGGTGCTTATTGCAAAAAGCCTCTGTGAACGGGCACACCTTCATATCTGGGACGAACCGCTTAATTTCATTGACGTCATCTCCCGTATGCAGATCGAGGAGCTATTGCTGCAGTATAAGCCTACCATCGTGTTTGTTGAGCATGACCGCAAGTTCTGCTCCTCGATTGCGACAAAAACCATTGCGTTATAAGAAGCAAGTATAACCAAATCAAATACAACATCAAACGAAGGAGCTGCGCCATGTTTCATCAAGAAGTATATACCGGCACACGCGAACAAAATTATGAGTTGCTGATCCGTCAGCTGCACGCGCTTCTGGCTGGCGAAGCCGACAGCATCGCGAATATGGCGAACGCTTCTGCGTTGCTGAACCAATTTTTGAACGATATTAATTGGGTGGGCTTCTATATGTACCGTGATGGGGAGCTTGTGCTTGGTCCCTTCCAAGGGCTGCCGGCCTGTGTTCGCATTCCATTGTCGCGCGGTGTGTGCGGCAAAGCGGCAAGCGACCAAGCGACGGTCCGCGTAGCGAATGTACATGAGTTCCCTGGTCATATCGCATGCGATGCGGCTTCGCAATCAGAGATTGTTATTCCCCTATTGAAGGATGGCAGACTGCTTGGCGTGCTCGATATTGACAGTCCGAGCTTGAATCGATTCGACGAGACGGATCAAGCGTATCTGGAGCTGTTCGCACAAGCATTAACTGACTATTTGTCATAGTGAAGAAGAGGAGGTTGCGGCAATGAGCGACGCAACAACAAGAGTATATACAGGAGATAGCAAGGTTCTGCGGCTGTTCGAGGACATCTCCAGCATTCCACGCGCATCGGCTAATGAGAAGGCGATCAGCGACTACGTGGCGAGCTTCGCCAGACAGCGGCATTGCGAGGTCATTCAGGACGAACGACACAACCTAATCATTCGTAAGCGCGCTTCGGCTGGCTACGAGTCGGCCCCCGTGGTTATCTTCCAAGGCCACCTCGATATGGTCTGTGAGAAGAACAAGGGCACAGCCCATGATTTCTCCAAGGCCCCCATCCGCTTCAACATCCAAGGCGATATGATCTACGCGGACGGCACAACGCTGGGGGCAGATAATGGAATCGCCGTTGCGACTGCCATGGCGCTCATCGATTCACCTGAGCTGCTACATCCGGAGCTGGAGATTGTGCTGACGACGGAAGAGGAGACAAGTATGGGAGGCGCCTTCGGACTGGACGTGTCGCCGCTCAAGGGGCGGATGATGATCAACTTCGATTCAGACCGCGAAGGCATTCTGTTCGTAAGCAGCGCGGGCGGGATCAATCTGTATCATACCGTTCAGACCAGCTGGCGAGAGAGAAGAAGCGCGGACGGGACGCCTTACACGCTGAGCGTACATGGATTGATGGGCGGCCATTCCGGCGATGATATTATTCATGAGCGGGGCAACGCCAATAAGCTGCTAGGCCGCATATTGGACGATCTGCGACGGCATACGGACCTGGAGCTCTCCGGTGTAAGCGGCGGGATGAAGGCCAATGCGATTCCCCGGGAAGCGGAAGCGGCTATCTATTTGAGCCCAAGGGATAGGAGGACAGCTGACGAACGGCTTGCCGTACTGAACGCGATGTTGCGCGACGAGTTTCAAGCCAGTGACGCTGGAGTTACTGTAACGCTGCAGGAAGGATGGGACGCTGAAGGTCCCGCTGCCGCTTCCGGGGGCATGGTGCTGTCCGGCGAAGCGCAGACTGTCGTCATACGGCTGCTGGCTTTAATCCCGAACGGCGTCCTCTCCATGGATAAGGCCATTCCGAATCTGGTGCGCACTTCGTCTAATCTCGGGGTTGTCACAACCAGCGAACATGAGATTGTGCTGCAAAGCCTGACGAGAAGCTCGCTTCGATCGCAAACCGATGATGTCGTGCGAGCCATGGAGACGCTGGCCGAGGCGCTGGGCTGCGGGTTCCGACAGGATGGCTATTTCCCTGGATGGCCCTATCGTGCCGACTCCAAGCTCCGCCCCCTGTTCGAGTCCACCTATGAACAGAGCTTTGGAAGGCCGCTGGAGATTAAGGCCATTCACGCCGGACTCGAGTGCGGCGTACTGATCGAGAAGCTGCCGGAGCTTGACGCCGTCTCCTGCGGCCCGAACCTATACGAAATTCACACGCCCCAGGAGCATCTGTCCATTTCGTCTGTGGAGCGAACATGGCTGTATTTGCAGGAAGTGCTCCGTCATATAAAAGATTAAGAAGAACGGCAGTGCCGGACGCCCAGTGTCCAGCGCTGCCTTTTTCATTCCCGCGTGCTGCTTCGCAACATGATAGGATACATCATCGTCAGCAAGCAGGGGATGCCCTATGCTAGAGAAAAGAGAGGAGGCTTGATAGAGAGAAGCGGCATTAAGGGGCATTCTATGGTTCATAGGTTTATTGGCTTATTGTGGATCAATTCGAGGAGGGGAAATGATGATGAAAGCTGTATTCAAAAGATCGCTTACATTAGGGCTTGCCACGATACTG
This genomic window contains:
- a CDS encoding aminoacyl-histidine dipeptidase encodes the protein MSDATTRVYTGDSKVLRLFEDISSIPRASANEKAISDYVASFARQRHCEVIQDERHNLIIRKRASAGYESAPVVIFQGHLDMVCEKNKGTAHDFSKAPIRFNIQGDMIYADGTTLGADNGIAVATAMALIDSPELLHPELEIVLTTEEETSMGGAFGLDVSPLKGRMMINFDSDREGILFVSSAGGINLYHTVQTSWRERRSADGTPYTLSVHGLMGGHSGDDIIHERGNANKLLGRILDDLRRHTDLELSGVSGGMKANAIPREAEAAIYLSPRDRRTADERLAVLNAMLRDEFQASDAGVTVTLQEGWDAEGPAAASGGMVLSGEAQTVVIRLLALIPNGVLSMDKAIPNLVRTSSNLGVVTTSEHEIVLQSLTRSSLRSQTDDVVRAMETLAEALGCGFRQDGYFPGWPYRADSKLRPLFESTYEQSFGRPLEIKAIHAGLECGVLIEKLPELDAVSCGPNLYEIHTPQEHLSISSVERTWLYLQEVLRHIKD
- a CDS encoding GAF domain-containing protein, whose protein sequence is MFHQEVYTGTREQNYELLIRQLHALLAGEADSIANMANASALLNQFLNDINWVGFYMYRDGELVLGPFQGLPACVRIPLSRGVCGKAASDQATVRVANVHEFPGHIACDAASQSEIVIPLLKDGRLLGVLDIDSPSLNRFDETDQAYLELFAQALTDYLS
- the abc-f gene encoding ribosomal protection-like ABC-F family protein, with amino-acid sequence MSLINVQHLSFAYEGSYDPIFEDVSFQMDTNWKLGFTGRNGRGKTTFLRLLLGELDDGGAISASVDFDYFPFPVQNEHGLTSEVVDEIVPHYEQWQLVRELSLLQVAEEVLYRPFHTLSNGEQTKVLLAALFLKEARFLLIDEPTNHLDMQAREQVSQYLRSKRGYILVSHDRSFLDNCVDHILSINRTHIDIQKGNFSDWWDNKQRQDEYELDQNARLKKDIKRLGEAAKRTSNWSHEVEKTKNGTLNSGSKVDKGYIGHMAAKMMKRSKSIQQRQESAMEEKSQLLHNIENAERLKITQLAYHKNLLAEFDNVSISYGDRRVCSHVRFKIEQGDRIAISGPNGSGKSSVLKLLTGEALHYTGHLRVGSQLQISYVSQDTSHLHGKLSEYARISGIDESLFKSILRKLDFTRTQFEKDISSFSAGQKKKVLIAKSLCERAHLHIWDEPLNFIDVISRMQIEELLLQYKPTIVFVEHDRKFCSSIATKTIAL